The genomic segment CGGGTCAAATCCCTAGCTGGTTTTTACTTAGACTCGGCCCGGCTCCAGGCCCGGGTTGGCCGGGTTctgggtcgacccgccgggccgggccgggtttcaaaactatgcttgGTCCATTCAAAATGTCTTACCTAATCTTCTTTAAGGCAGTATTGGGCCTCCCTTTTTATTGGGATAGGTCCATTCAAAATAGCTGGGCCCTTATTTAGTTAGATAGCCCCATCGTATTCCAAATGGGCTTGTGAAACATGAGGACGGCAATGGCTGGCCCAGGTCATCAATTCTCAACCCTCCTTCTCCACTCCGTTGATTACACATTTGCTGCCTCTATTCCCGTTggtgattttttattcttgttttttttttaataattaatagttaTATCAGttatttggaagaaaaattgagaaaacaaaatgagCTTGGTGTTTTTTTAGGAACGGGTCTTATTCAAACAGTGAAGCAACCATTTTACACTCAATAGTGCACTTGCTTTCAAGGTAAAATAAACAATGCCTTCCATGATGATGTTTGGAGCTGCATGTCGAGATCTCCAAGGTGGATGGATGTATCTTAGCGATGAAAATATGATGAACTCCTGtggatatttttattcttcttcttcttttctcttctttttttttctggtaaaatataaagatgttttttaatttgtattttatattcaatttagttattattttgtttgatttatgtttgatttctttttatctttttaatttaatttttttctttaatttagtccctcatcatttggttttgttatttttatatcaattttaacccttattctttgtttttatttatttttatcttcaatttgatcttcattctttttattgctatttgatTTCTTAACtatctttttttaacatatatatttttcttcaatttagtctctcatcatttgatttcattttatttttgtactaaatttcatccttatatttttaattgctatttatttattttttattattttttctaattgaattttgttttcaatctcaGATATTAACAGGGTCGTGATTTCAGATATTAACATAGTTTGAGTTCACTCTTTTTTAaagctccttttttttaaaaaaaatcgatctcatctttcaacttttgttttattgtgagTCACCCTTcgtgcttttgttttttcttgcttttatgTCTATGCGGTTATCTCAATTCTATATTAATGGTTACGAGGTTAACGGGTTAACCTTggttaacttaaaattttttttcgttgatttttttgaatttttttattccatcttttaatattgaattgtttgataattgagttttattgttttattcaacTTGCTTTCAACGGGGTTGCCCTAGTATCACAACTAGATCGCATATTTGGCATGCTAACCCAGTTGgactttaaagtttttttttttttgttatctatttttttgttgttttatgttattgtcattgtattttttttattcatgtcatTGAAATAATACGATTATATTAAACGGAGTGAAGTAAATGACTTAggtatcattgtttttttaaaaaaacatttacgtcatcttaacattttattttttttgaaaatgaaataaaatttagatcaaTTTATGATATAACACGAGCTACTATGTAATAAACAACTATGGCATGtcattataaaataatgatgattcTGTTATTTTTTGTGCATTATTACTTGGTATTCACCGATGAGACCCGGCATCTGTCCCCGGCATGTTAATTCGTTAGCACGTTCAAGACTTCAAGCTTTTCCGAGGACCATACAAATTTGTGCCACAGCCTCCCCGTAATTAATATGGTGCTAGGATTCAATCTTCAACCAAACTTTTCATATATACTTGGTCAAACCAATATTTACATCCTATATATCAATCATACCAACACATGCAATTCAATAGCAGATACTACATaactgtttattttaaaaaaaattcaaagtttttttatttgtgttctctaattattttgatatactagtattaaaaataatttttaaaaataaaaatatatttttttaatgtatttccaggtaaaaaacactttaaaaaacaactactatcACATTCTCAGacactttttaaaaacaaaaacatttatttttagggTTCAATTCAACACCAATAACCATGACTTTGATGCTTGCGCGCGGTCAAAGTTCTACCTTCCATGTTttcatgatatttatttatttcaattgctAATATTTCTTTTTGGCTGAAGTTTAATCAAAGCTCATACATTGCCGggaaataaatcaattataacGATCCTCTCTATTATGCATTGAAATCTAATCAATGGCGCCCAATGAATGAAACACAAACAAGTCATTGACAGCAATGGATTGCTCCCTTCGCATTAGTTTCTTGTCAAAATCACCCGATTACATGCTATGAATTGTAACAACCCTCGAAGTTTAGTCTCACTCGACCTTGGAAAAATggtaaacaaacaaataaatgtgACACCATTTACTTTTattcaacaataattaaatgcaAGTCTTGCCCTGTTGAAAAGCCAGAGTTGACTAATGTTAGAATTAGAGTTTCGTAATCAAAAGGAACTCGTGAGCTTAATTCCATGCCTCTTGTCATGTCAATACCAATACCacttggtttttaatttgaatttgattgctTAAGGGggagtaatttttattattattattaacaagaaTATTTGAGCAATTTATGTGTATTTTAACTAATCTTATAGATTCTaaagttaatgattatataaattttcagtagTCATTATATTAGCAATCTCACATGCCTCAAATctgatatcataaaaatataaattttttaatctcaagtttTTATCACTGAGTTATCTactaaataattattacaagaatatttCATTTGTGTTGGAgattttaacataattaaaagaaaataaaaggtatccTAATTCTATCGGTAATTCTGATAAAGACGTCCCAGCTATTAAACTAAATCCCATTTGCAAAGAAATAAcaggataatattttaaaaatggaagaaagtgaagaaaacaaaaaggtgACGATTGAGGTTGAGCCTTGAAGTTGTGTGCAGTACTCCTTTGTGATTGGATTTCAACATGATCAAATTGAGAAACAGCAACCATCTCCTTTCTCTCATTTGCAAAAGCATAGGGAATTCTTGATCCTTTAAATCCATACAATTCCGTTTGATGCtgtgaatgtttttttagattgatttgatgtattaatgttaaaaataaattttttaaaataaaaaaatattattttaatatatttttaaataaaaattctataaaaaaacaactcttaATATCTAAAACGTCTTTTTTTATCTGATGAGCCAAATGGCCCAAGACTAGAACTTCCCATTGCCAAACTCTGCCACCATTGACAATTGCAAAGCATTCTTATTTCTCACTCACATCCAACTTTATTCAGTTATATTGACAATTGCAAGAAACAATTGCTCGTGGCAAACATAGAGCATTAATTAGAGCACTAACTAACCCACTGACCCATTAACGTAACGTGGGCAGATCGTCGGTGAGATTCACTCTATATggacaagaaaaattaatgctGTAGCTCAGCaagagcaaaaataaaataaaattactggCACACTAGGGCATGGGTCGATAGTAAATCACAGTATCCTAAAACTGTAGAACAGATAATATAAATGTTTACATGATGGAGCGTGCGTTAGACTTCTTCCTAGTTACTAATAAATTGCTAAAATTCTTAAGAGCTACTGTTTCGTATAGATTATCGATGGACTACTCATCAGGTTTCTCCTGTAACAAGCATTGGCAGGCATctcattcaaatatatatatacaataatccgcatcaaaaataaataacagcAAACAAAATATGTAAGCTTTTCATTGATCGCTACATAAAACAAAGCATTCTGCAGTCAAGCCAGACCCGAAACGGTTCCCAGCCTTAAAAGGCTTTAACTCCTTGGATAAAACACAGAATCGGTAGGCACGCACATGAAAGAAaccaccaaaaccaaaatctaaaatttaccTATACAGAAATATAGAGAGCATTTATTGGAGAGGAAAAGCTAAGGAGAATCAAGAAATGACACGTTTTCCAGGACGATCGGCAACTTGAAGAGTCTTGTCGATAAGCTTTCTTGCTTTTCTGCTACGGATCTCAACCCTAACGCTTGCGCTCTTGTCCATCTTGATGTATGGTTTCTTGGACTTCTTCAGGgctctaacttttgatttgattgacTGCACCAGATTTTCTAGTTGGATTGCCATCTGGGTTCTCTCTCAGGAACAAAAACCTCACTgggatttttaaagaaaaatgaaagagagaattTGGGTTCTCTTCTTCTATAACTCTTGTGTCTTTGACATCTGCTGCTTTCGCTTGGTTaagctttttctttgtttttaatgtagTTTATGTATGTGTCGTGTTCAACTTTGGTGTCGCTTCGTGTTTATATTGACATGTTGGTCAAATATGGGGCGTGGTTTTGAAGATTATTACGGGTTTGCCATTTGCTGTTTCTTCCTAACTTTTGGAATGGGGATGTGTTTGCTAACGTTGGggagaatgattttttaaaatattatttaattaaaaatatattaaaacaatataagaagAAAATTGGATTATTCGTGCAATTCATCGAATGAATTTGAGttaattaacattattttttttaagtttccaTGGTGTTAATCTAGTTTTGAATTGGGTTTGATAATATGTTagttaaatcataaaaataattgttttaataaataggTATAGTCGGattaatatctttttcaattcaatttaaaatctaaGTTAGGTcaaactttgaattataatttttttttcaaacaaccCATAAAAGTAGACTAGATTTAACAACAGTGCATGACTTCGTTGCTatcaaaatatgaaaacatataTGGTGAATGATGAACGGTGAGCTCCAAGAGCAAGAAGAAGACTTGTCAACTATGAAAAACATAATGGATGCGTCATCTATACAAAAAGTTTAGCACGCTTCGTTTGTTTTTATaggattgttttgttttgataaacaTGTGAAAATCCTCTAAAATATCTACTAGCATggagacaaaaaaaatgttggttTGGTCGATGGATATGTACGTTGATATTATTGTCATGCCAAGCATGTGCAAAATCTTGATTCCAAATTGCTtgattatttatagttttaaaatccgatTAGATGAATCATTTTATATAGTGATCGAGTTATGGGTCAAATGAATTAACTCGgatcaacttaaaaaataaagtttaaaagtcagtttttttttttctcttgctaaaattaattaatgaaataaaagccAAGGCATCCCATTCGTTTTTAAGGCAACACAATAGTTTTCTACAATAAAGttctaaaattagaaaataaaatccaagaCATGACTTATATTGCTAGTGGTGGTTACTAACCACTGGTTACTAACCCCGGTTATCTTAGCATCCTGAAAACAAGATTAATACGTTTCTTTGTGGTCCATAATTACCGCTTGGGTTTTCCCTGCCccattcatccttttttttttctgaaaaaatggGTTGTATCTTGTTTATTGCCTGCACAAAATTGTTACATTTACTTTATTCTATGTCGTGATGTCCCATTGTTAGACTTGTGGCTTCTTCCCATATCGAGATTGCTTCATCTTCACCATTTGTTTGTGGTCTAAGAGATCACAATCGGCACGAACGATGTAATAGAGAGAGCAAGAGAAAGAAGGAGAGTCATGAGGAGCTGGAGGGAGGATTATCTACTCTGCTCGCAGATCTGAACCGATATGGGTTGCCTTAAAGTCTTTTGCTCATATGCTCTTCTTTGCGAA from the Populus nigra chromosome 1, ddPopNigr1.1, whole genome shotgun sequence genome contains:
- the LOC133680996 gene encoding uncharacterized protein LOC133680996, with translation MAIQLENLVQSIKSKVRALKKSKKPYIKMDKSASVRVEIRSRKARKLIDKTLQVADRPGKRVIS